The DNA sequence GATGACTTCGTATTCTCTCGCCGTGGTTTCGAGATCGTATATTTCGCCATTTTCATCGCATATTACGTAATTCATACCCGATGCTCTCGGTTTTGCTATCACTGCATCGATGGCGTCTCCGATTCGCACGGATTCCAGGATGCGCCGAATGATGAAGGGATAAAGCACGCCGCCCGATGCATCTGATGGGACGAGGTTGTTGATGACCACGCCAATGCCCGCATCGTTTATGCCCGCACAGCCCAGCATGCCGGCAGATGTGTAAAAGAGCGCGTCGGGTGCGTGTTCGTTTTTGACCTTGATCAAGATTGCTGCCGCTGCATAGAGTGACGAGAGGTCGTAATTTTGCGCGATCAATGCGCCTTCGCCCGATGTGCTTCCCGGAACCATGAATGATGTGCAACCCGATACCAGAAACGCATCGGAATAGTAATCGTGTAATTCCAAAAAGCCGTTTAATGCGAGGAGGTCTTCTACGGGTACATCCGCTGCCTCGGCGATTCCTTCCATTTCTTTAAAGAGGTGGGGTGCATAGTCGCGGTTGGGTCCCGCGTAAGTGGATACAATTTCATACACGCGCTCTTTTGTCAGATAGCCCTGTGTTCCGTGGACCATATCCTCAAAATTGATGGTGACAAGGTCCCGGATCAGTTCCTTAAATGTCTCACCATGCGCACGACCTCGCTCAGTTGGTGAACCACTGACTTCGAGCAATGGCAATGTCTGTGACATGTTTTTCTCCTTTTGCGATTATCTCCAGAATGGACTTGTCTTATCCGAGAATACTACCCGCCCAAAATCATCTGGTGAATGAAATTGCGGTTCCGGCGTGCGGCTGCCCGACCACTGGCTGAATTGCTCATTGGTTTTGCCGCCCAGGCGATTTAGATTTAGGTGCCAGATGTCATTTGTTTTTGGAGGGGTATGAATGGCGACGTGTGCAAAATTTGCAAAGGGTATGGCGGCTTCCAATATCCAGTATTTATCTTCGTCGCTGTCGTCGTTCAATGTGCCGACGATTTGCGTTTTGATTTGAATACCTTCGCCGTTCCACTCGCCGGGTACAGGCGCGTCTGGACCTTGTGGATGAAACTGGTCGAGAAAGATGCCGAGTACGTTCATTTCGATATTGAAATAAGCCTGGGGCTGATTGGGATTGGGTGCTGTGAATATTTCGACGGTGTCGTCTTTCCACACGTCGGAATCGCGCGCGGTGTGTTCTGCCCAAATATGTGCATCTTCACAGATGTATGAGACGTATAAATTATTGTCGTCCCACAACATTTTGGCTACGGTTTGTTCTTTTTTGCCCGATTTGTACCACGGAAATACAAAGGCTCCTACGTCTGGGGCTGCGACCCAGGCGGGTTCATTCAGGCGTCCGTCAATTACAATTGGTGTGCCTGCGCGATAAATGGTGTACATTGGGCGATCGGCATGAGTTGATTGTGCCATGAAAATTTCCCCAAGAAGTAAGATTAGAGAGGTTATTTTGAGTGCTAATGATCTCACTCATCACCTCATCGAGTTCAGTTGATTATATTGTACCCCTGTAGTCCTAAAATAGATTGCCTAAAAACAAATGTCAACGGATAGACGAATCAGGAGATGATACATGCGACAGTATATTTCAGATGAGCAAATCGCTTCGGTGATGACGACGCGGGATTTTGTCGAGAGTTGCGACGAGGCGTTTCGGCTTTATGGTCTTGGAAAAATGGTCAGTCCGCTGCGCAAAGAAGAGGTTTCGCGCGAGGGTGAGATGGATCTTTTTCGTCTGGTGATGCCGGGCTGGTGGAAGGGGAGGTTTACGGGACAAAAGGTTATCGAAGAGCGTTCGGATGTCAAGATGGGGCGGTTGGGTTCGAGAACCGCTGTGATTGAGTTGGAGGATGTGCGGAGGGGTGACCGCATT is a window from the Gemmatimonadota bacterium genome containing:
- a CDS encoding C45 family autoproteolytic acyltransferase/hydrolase, encoding MSQTLPLLEVSGSPTERGRAHGETFKELIRDLVTINFEDMVHGTQGYLTKERVYEIVSTYAGPNRDYAPHLFKEMEGIAEAADVPVEDLLALNGFLELHDYYSDAFLVSGCTSFMVPGSTSGEGALIAQNYDLSSLYAAAAILIKVKNEHAPDALFYTSAGMLGCAGINDAGIGVVINNLVPSDASGGVLYPFIIRRILESVRIGDAIDAVIAKPRASGMNYVICDENGEIYDLETTAREYEVICPFDGPMAHSNHYLTDRLKPFERRQWDQRGQSILRWGRATRLLKSCDKRNADALKNMLSDRVNTPVGICRHNEIHNGEACGQTIAGIVLDPPGRKAWYTRGPTGENEWVEYRLN
- a CDS encoding carbohydrate-binding family 9-like protein — protein: MAQSTHADRPMYTIYRAGTPIVIDGRLNEPAWVAAPDVGAFVFPWYKSGKKEQTVAKMLWDDNNLYVSYICEDAHIWAEHTARDSDVWKDDTVEIFTAPNPNQPQAYFNIEMNVLGIFLDQFHPQGPDAPVPGEWNGEGIQIKTQIVGTLNDDSDEDKYWILEAAIPFANFAHVAIHTPPKTNDIWHLNLNRLGGKTNEQFSQWSGSRTPEPQFHSPDDFGRVVFSDKTSPFWR